taacataaaaatattattcACTGGTGATGGCAGACAGCATCAATTATAAAGataacataaaaatatgattcaCTGTaattcactgtacatgtacttcattatAATAAGACATTTTACATTATAATAAGACATTTTACATTATAATAAGACATTTTACATTATACATTATAATAAGACATTTTACATTATAATAAGACATTTTACATTATGTAGTATAGTAACTGTTGTGAATAGTACTTTTAAACATCTATATTTGACAATATTCCTTGCAGATACACAATGAATGAGCCAGAAATTTTGACAGAGGTACCAGGGACACTGAAAAGGCTGATTAGATTGGTTGTCCGTGGATTCTACAGTCTGGAACATGCGATGATCATTGACCTTCTAGTGCGGAATCCTTGCATGAAAGAAGATGATATTGTAGAGATTCTCAAGTTTGAAAGAAAGCAACTCAGAGCTCTGATAAACACtttgaaaacagaaaaattTGTAAAGACTCGAATGAAAATGGAAACTGATGCTGAAAACAAATCCACTCGGCAGACATACTACTTTATCAATTATCAAGTGTTTGTCAATATTGTCAAATATAAACTAGACCATATCCGCAGAAAGATTGAGATGGAAGAAATGCACAACACTAGCAGAGCCTCTTTCAGATGTCCCACTTGTGAAAAGACTTTCACAGACCTTGAAGTTAATGAGTTGTTTGACATGATGAGTGGGACATTTCGTTGTACATTCTGTGAGAATGAGGTAGAGGAAGATGGCGGAGCATCATCAGTCCAGGACTCACGGACATTACTGGCCAAATTCAATGAACAGATACAGCCAGTATATGACCTACTACAGAAGTGTGATGACATTAAATTAGCTCCTGAGCTATTGGAACCAGAACCCACAGATCTCAACAAAATCCACAATAGGTTTCATATTATTTACATCCATAATATAAAAAACATGGTTTTGTTAGTACAGACCTAATAAAAATGGCATTACATGCaaaaaagacaatttaaaaaacaaaatcacatTCTAGTAGTAGTTTGCATTGGATTCCACATAATATATgcatgaaattattttacattccCAATGTAtttgcctttaatatctttacacacacacacacacatgtaaacttgtttgttttttttgctaCATGCAAATATGggtttataaatatttttatagatatactTTTAGCAAAACATGTaaacattgataaaaaattTTTGGAGTAATGGAATATTCTTAACTAAATCAACCAAGTAATTAGATAAGGATTTCACTAATTTTGACATCCTTACCTTGTACTTTAACCATAATTCATGAAAAGAAATTGATACAGATAT
Above is a genomic segment from Ostrea edulis chromosome 3, xbOstEdul1.1, whole genome shotgun sequence containing:
- the LOC125676022 gene encoding general transcription factor IIE subunit 1-like; this translates as MNEPEILTEVPGTLKRLIRLVVRGFYSLEHAMIIDLLVRNPCMKEDDIVEILKFERKQLRALINTLKTEKFVKTRMKMETDAENKSTRQTYYFINYQVFVNIVKYKLDHIRRKIEMEEMHNTSRASFRCPTCEKTFTDLEVNELFDMMSGTFRCTFCENEVEEDGGASSVQDSRTLLAKFNEQIQPVYDLLQKCDDIKLAPELLEPEPTDLNKIHNRSHSSKTANIDREVWSGDKNRAVNYNLGSNSTVTISMGGENETDKQEAVKKVPVWMSHSTVEGAQEDSRSPAVNEDFKPNHMDTANRSAVNSEIETILYIHEKKGGTQGAALPGQKNESSSSDSEEETPKFSTPSHHSVEEMESEEEDPMVMVAGRKVSLHEVTDEMVTKMSPEEKAEYIRLGRELYQNMYE